Within the Osmerus eperlanus chromosome 10, fOsmEpe2.1, whole genome shotgun sequence genome, the region CCAGTGTGCCCTACTCAAGCTTCTGCTGCAGCTTCTTCtggaagcagacaggcaggatgGAGAGCACAGCCAGCACGCCCAGCACTGCTAGAGAGTTCCAGGACACTGCTTCCCCAGCTGTGGTCAGTTTGTACAGAGTGGTGCCAGCGTTGATAGCCACAAATGATGGTGGGGCGACACCTGACACGAGACAGCAAGATAACAGGAAGTCAACATGGCATATCTGAATTGCAATCTAGTCAAATATTGACTTTTGAATAACAGTGTTTGATGACGACACATCGTGTTTGCTCTTACCAAAGAATGTCCCGAGGAAGAAAACCCCTAAAGGCACGTTGATAACAGGCGAGGTGATGTTGATGAACCAGTTCGGAAGGAATGGAGTGATCCTCAAAAATATGATGTAATTAATGAGATGGTCTCTGTGCTTGTCAACCTGTCGGAGAAAAGGCGGAACGTGAATCCCATGGTTCTTCTTTTTAGAGAGGTGACTTAAGGGAGAAGAGGCCTATTCTTCATCTCGCACGTTTGGTCTCTTACCTGTTGTGACCATTTATGAGCCCTCTCTGTAAGGTATTTGTAGACCACAGGTCTCCCCACCAGGTAGGACAGCATGTAGCAGAAAGAGGCCCCCAGACCAGAACACTGCAACACAGGCAAAGAAGAACATAGCAAAGATTTCCAAACATCCAGCAGTCTCCTGGCAAATCTCAAGTGTCACTACTCACCAAGCAGACCAGGAAGAGGGCCAAGGGGAAGGGATAAAGATAACCAGACAAGATGCTAAGGAAGATGGATCCTGGAATTGCAAATGTCTGGAGGCTGTGTCAGCAGTGTCAAGGCAAACAGCTACAGTAGCAGTTTGGGAATACACAGATGGACAGGTTCAAGATCAAC harbors:
- the tmem41b gene encoding transmembrane protein 41B gives rise to the protein MAKKRRERREVNNVSSVHEEGKTNPDEQVIKETQYPGGGSARKSLLLLLSIFTCAASVMYLVYRNFPELSDDEMEKIKIPKDMDDAKALGTVLSKYKDTFYTQVLIAYFTTYVFLQTFAIPGSIFLSILSGYLYPFPLALFLVCLCSGLGASFCYMLSYLVGRPVVYKYLTERAHKWSQQVDKHRDHLINYIIFLRITPFLPNWFINITSPVINVPLGVFFLGTFFGVAPPSFVAINAGTTLYKLTTAGEAVSWNSLAVLGVLAVLSILPVCFQKKLQQKLE